AGGAGTTTGCCGCAAGTGCAGAGGAACGGTGTGCGAGATTTATAGCAAACTATTTGAAGGAAGGAAATGTCTATGATATTTAAACTTGAGCCGGCAGGAATGGCATATTTGTGGGGTGGAACTACCCTGATTAACGAATTTGGAAAGAAAAGTGAGGGTGGAACACTAGCTGAAACCTGGGAATTATCCTGCCATAAGAAAGGTCTTTCTGTTATTCGTGGAACAAAATATGATGGATGTACGTTATCAGATTATCTTTCAAAGCATCCGGAAGAAATGGGAAGTATTCCCGGAAAGTTTCCTGAGTTCCCGGTTTTGATTAAGTTAATTGATGCAAAAAAAAACTTTCGATACAAGTACATCCCAGTGATGCATATGCATATAAAAATGAAAATCAGCCGGGAAAGACAGAGATGTGGTACGTTGTTGAGACGAAACCAAATGCAAGCCTGTATTACGGTGTGAACCATGACATATCTAAAGAAGAATTAGAGAAAGCGATAGATCATGAAACGGTATGTGAACTTTTAAATAAAGTAAAGGTCAAAAAAGGAGATGTTTTTTTTATTGAACCGGGTACGATCCATGCAATCGGAGCAGGAATTGTGATCGCAGAGATTCAACAGTCCAGTGATGTTACCTATCGTGTGTTTGATTACGGAAGAACCGATAAGGACGGACAGCCGAGAAAATTACATATAAAACAGGCTTGTGAAGTTGCTTCACTACGTGTATCAAAAACGGATTATAATTTTGAAAAGCATTTAGCAAAATGCAGGTATTTTACTGTGGATTTAATGGAAGTTAAGGGAATTCGACAAATCTTTACAGACGGATCTACCTTTTATTCGTTACTGATATTGGAAGGAAGGCTTAAAATGAAGAACGGACTGGAATTGATTGATGCGAGTAAAGGTGATAGTATATATGTAGGAGCGTCTAAAGGAAAAACCATATTGGCAGGAGATGCAAAAATGCTTGTTACTTATGTGGAACCTCAGTGAATATCTGTCATATTGGGAGAACTACATAGAGAAAAGGAATAACGATTTGAAAATAACGATGAAAGATATAGCAAATGTCCATGGTGTATCTGTGAATGCGGTATCTCTTGCCTTAAATAATAAGCCTGGGATCAGTGATGAGATGCGCATACGAATATTAAGAACCGCAGAGGAAATGGGGTATCTGGAAACAAGAGAAAAGTTTGTGAGGACATTTGCCAGGACAAATATATGCGTCATGATGCAAAAACGCTATTCTCAGGATATGGATTTTTATGGAAAGGTTTTATATGCAGTTGTTGAAGAAGCAAAAAAGAATGGATATGATACGCTAATGAACTTCTTTGACGATGGGCAGTTCGAAATACCTAAGACAATAGCCGAATACCGGGTAGCAGGAGTCATCGTAATTGGTAAGATAGGTGACTGCAATATTCAGCAGATAAGTCAATATAGCATACCGATTGTTCTGGCAGATCATGCATCACTGACAAAGAATATTGACAGCGTGATTACCGATAATAAATTGGGCAGCTATGTGCTAGCCAGATATTTGATTGAGAAGGGGTTTCAGAAAATCGGATTTTATGGGGAATTAGGATACTCTCTTAGCATCAAAGAGCGCTTTTGGGGATATAGAGAAGCCTTATTTGATTTTATGGGTTCTGCTCTGGGAGATAGGCTGGATCTTTATATTCAAGAATATTCTATATTAGATGGAATGGAGGAGGCAATATTATCCAACAATAATAATAAGATTGTCAGTCTTGTAAAAGAGCATAAGTCTTTACCAGAAGTCTTTGTATGTTCCAATGATAAAGCGGCGATATCTCTGATGATGGCTTTGCAGACATTAAAAATAGAGGTTCCAGGAGAGATTTCCCTGGTGGGATTTGATAATATCACTATGTCCGAGAAAATAAGACCTAGATTGACTACAGTGAATGTTAATAAGGAGCTGATGGGTAAAAGGGCAGTACAACGTTTGATTTATAAAATATCTCATAAAAAATGTCAGACAGAGAGCACGGTAATAAGTGTGGAACTGATTGAAAGGGATTCGGTGTTAAAAAAAACATAATAGGGTAGATTTAGTTGCAGGAGTCATATTAACATGGAGTGTTATCCATATTAATATGACTCTTGTATATTAAAGTAAAGTGAGGTTGAAATTAAAGTGGGAGTTGTTGTAATATTTAATGTATGAAACACATGATTTAACTTATTAACTGTCAGTATTACTAAAATGGAGGGAAAAGATGAAAGGCAAGAAGTTACTTAGTGTCATGTTGTGTTTAAGCCTTCTCACGGGAACTGCTTTGGGGAGAGGGGATATTGTGAGAGCCGATACGCCGGCAGAAGAAAATCAAGTAGTTGGCTCTGTGAATATGGAGGGGGATTATGAATTTGATTCTGACTCTATTAAAAATGAAGATGAAAATCAATGGCGGTGGCTAGGTTATCCTGAGAGTCGAATGGCTATAAATTACGGGAAACGGGACGGTAAGGCAAAATATGATGGGGGCATGAATCTGAATGCGGCGCTTGTCGTGAATGGTTTACAGACGAAGGATGCTTTGCATAAAATACAGATGGGATCCGCAGAAGGCGAGGTAAAGGATTATACGAATCTGAAGACAGTGTGGTATCCCTATAAACTGACTGCAGATGCACAATACGAAAACGGGAATCTTCATATGGATGAGTTTTTTGCGGATAAAGATACTTTCATTCGATATATCCAGGTAGAGAATGCTAAGGATACAAAGATGAGGATGTCTGCGTCAATATCTGGAATCCATACTTTGGGTTCTGAACTTTTGGTTGAGCAAAAGGACTACTGGTTAGCATACCGGTTTCTGCAGCTTGATGAGAACGGAGAGGTTATAGGGCAGTATCAGCCGAATGTTAATGGAAATAACTGGTCGGTTGATATTTCTTTTAATGATGATTCACAGCAGTTGGCTTTTGCTATGACAATGCTGCCAAAGAATGTTGGTGAGAACAGCGAAGAAAGTACATTATCACTTGCGCAGAAGACTACAGGTGAAGGCAAGAATATAGGTGAGATTCTTTCGAACACGAAAGGATATTGGGACGAAAAATTATCCAGAGTACCGGCGCCGCAAAAATTTGGATTTGATGGCAATGCCAGTAATGGGACAATAAGCGAAGACAAGCATAGAAGAGCATTTTATGCGGCATGGGCCTTTCAGTATCAAAACATTGTAGAACCTACCCCTGAAAAAGGATATAATCATTATCAGGTTACACTGGGGATACCTTCTACGTGGGCAAGTGGTGCAAATTCAGCACCGAATAGCTGCTCATGGGAGTCGCTATTTGATATTCAGGAAATATCGTATCTAGAACCGGAGATTGCATGGGATGCAATGAAAGGATTTATCTACAGTATTGATGAGAACGGAATTCTTGATGGAGAATGTCTGCCTTCCCAAAAAGCACATACTGTCTGGGTATGCTATCTAAATATGAAAAAAGCATTTCCTGAAAGAATAGAAGAACTGAACCAGGAGATGGAAGAATTATACGGATACATCTATAGATATCTTATGTGGCGAGCTGAAAATCCAAGATGGATTTATGGACATGAGAATTTTGAAAATGAAAAAGATATCTCATTCGTGACCCAGTGGTTTAGCGATGTAAATTACGCAATTAAAATTGCAAATATCTTAGGAAAATTTGATGATATTGCCATATATGAAAAGATGAAAAATGATATGGCAGAGAATTCGAGAAAGTGGTTTTTCTCAGAATATGATCTTGAAAAACCTGATTCCAAAGACAATCGTATTATGGCATTTGCTTTCTTGCAGGAAGATGGATCGCTTGCTTATAAGTGGCCGGGTTCGAGTCATAATGCAAAAAGTGATGATGCTCTTAACTATGTTTATGAAGCCTTATTTATAGATCTTCCGAAAGATATGACTGACAAATTAGTACATAGTTATCTGGCATATATAGATGGGAAAGCAGAAGATCCTCTTTTGGGATTTCAGTTTTATAAATATGGTGATGGCTGCCATACCGCGTATGGGCTGCTTGAAAAAGAATTACAATATCCTGAATTGAAAGGAAAATGGGAAGAGTATATAGATGCAGTTCTTGCAAATGCAGTCAAGAATGTTGATTTTGCAGAATGCCTTCGTGTCAATGGAAATACTACGAAGTTGGAAGGCGTAGAACCATCTTCTTTTACCGCATCTGCAATTATTGATTACACATATATGAAAAATGGTCTCCGCATCGATATGGGTAACCCAGTTTCATTAGGTGGTGCTGATCTGAAAAAAACAGATCATACAGATATCGATGTGTATACAATAAAAGGTATAAAACCGGAACTGCCTAAAACAGTCCCTATGGACAGCCGGGGACAGGAGTTAGAGACGCTTGTAGTATGGCCTGAGATTCCGGAAGAAAACTACGCGGGGGTACAGACAGATTTGAGATAAAAGGAAAAATCTATGGCACGGATCTTGAGGCTGTGGCTGATGTACATGTCTACAACGGTCCGGTACAGATTACGCCTCAAAAATATACGACCACAGTTGGAAAACCGGTAGATTTAAGTACAATTGTACCGGCTGCGTACCAAGATGAACAAGGGGGAACTCATCATGGAATAGTTACGATCGATTGGGATCCAATTACGCCGGATATGCTTTCTGAAGCAGGAACTATAACCCTTAACGGAGTTATACAGTTCAATCAACAGAAAGTAACCGCTGAGCTTCAGGTGAGAAAAGGAGCAGCTATTATCTCTGCGGATATGATGAAGCAATATGATACGATGCAATGTGCGGTAGAAAATCTGGATGATACATCCATCAGTTATGAAAGTATAACATGGAGCATTGTAAAACAGGGCAATGACGCAGCGGCGGGAATCAGCCCAAATGGAAAGCTGCTTGCAGTAAAACCGGGTGAAGTTATAGTCCAGGCTGTGGCGAAGGATGAAACCGGTTTGGCAACCACTATACAAAAGACCATTACAATACAAGGTGTAAATATGATTTCCCATGGTTACGGTACAGAGGTTTCAGCCAGTTCAACAGATGGAGATGCCACGGCCCCACAAATGGCGGTGGATGGAAAAGAAAACACCTGGTGGAGAGCGAAGGACAACGGAGATCGGCAATGGTTTCAGATGCATCTGAATAATAATATACAGGTTTCAGGAATGAAAATCAGATGGTATGAGGGAAATCAGCCACAGTCTGTAAAAGTTTTGACTTCGGTGGATGGGAAGAAATGGGAGGAGGTCTATGAAAGGGCCAGCAAGATTTCTTCCGGATTGGAAAATTATTCAGAAATTATTTCATTAGACACACCCATATCCGCAAACTATATCCGCATGGAATCGGATAAGGCAGGAAACAATAAGACTGGCATCGTAGAATTTGAAGTGTATTCCAAAACCGATATTATAAACCCTGTTACGGAAATAAAGGTGACTTCTGAAAAGGATAAGATTACGGAAAAAGGTGAGATTCTTCAGATGTCTGCCGAAGTACAGCCAGAGAATGCCTCGGAAAAAAGGGTTAATTGGAGTGTGACTGATCAGGAGGGGAATTCAACGGATATTGCCGAAATCAGTGCTGATGGGAAATTAACGCCTCATAAGAATGGAAGTGTATGGGTAAAGGCGGAAGCAGTGGATGAAAGCGGCATTGCTGCCCAAAAAGCCATTGAGATTACGAATCAGGATCTGATAAATGTTGCACTCAATAAACCTGCTATGGCGGGCACAAATAATGGTGAAGCATATAAAGCCGTAGACGGAGATTTATCAACAAGATGGGGTTCGGAAAAGAATCCGAAAGAGAATTGGTTAAGTGTTGATCTGCAAGGTAAAAAGGAGATTCAAACAATCAAAATTAATTTCGAATCATCTTATGCAAAAGATTTCAAACTTATGGCATCTGATGACGGAAAAAACTGGTCAACTGTTGCGGACATTCGGGATAATAATCAGCTTGACTGGAGATATTCTTTGAAAAATCCTATTAAGGCATCTTATCTGAAAATAGATGTCAGCAGGGCGTCCAGTATTGAATGGGGATTTTCTATATGGGAATTTGTAGCATATGGAAAGGCGGATGAGCCGGAAAAAGAGCTAAAAATTACAAAACAACCGACAGAATTTGTAGGGGAAATAGAAGAAACAGCAGAATTTGACGTCGAAGCAGAAGGAACGAATCTTAGTTACCAATGGGAATACTGCAACGCAGATTCCAACAAGTGGAGAGTTTCTTCAATGAAAGGAAACGATACGCAGTCAATCGGTATTCCTATCACGAAACTAAGAGATGGACAGAAATACCGCTGTGTGGTAACAGATGGAAAAGGTAATATGGTAATTTCGGAAAGTGCGGCTGTGAAAGTCGGTACTGCAGCCGGAGCTCCGATTATCACAGAGCAGCCGGAAGATTCTACGGGTGCAGTCGGCGAAATGGCGGTCTTTGGGGTAAAGGCAGAAGGAACCGGTCTGACCTACCAGTGGCAGTATTGCAATGCAGACTCCAATATCTGGAGAGCATCTTCGATGGAGGGCAGCCAGGGGACAAGTCTTACGGTGCCGGTGTGGAACTTCAGAAATGGACAGAAGTACCGCTGCGTAGTGACAAGTGACAATGGAAGGATTGCTATCTCAGAAGTTGCTGTTGTGATCGTGACAGAATAAAAACAGAAAAAATGCCGGAAGAGGGAGACCTAAATTTTTTATGGAGGAAGCCGCTTCTTCCGGCATTTTGTATGAGTTTCCAGAATTTGGAACAGATATTTGTGCCCATATCATAAAAAAACATAATAAAATCATAGAATATCACATTTACATTTGTAGACTAAATCAATATACTACAAGGTATGATTTATTTTACCAGGTTTTTAAAACAAACGAAAACAGGAGGAGAAGGCTGATATGAGAAAAAAAATTTGTGTATTTTTATCAGTTGCATTGATAATTTCTATGGCTGGATGCGGTGCAGCAGGGAAGAAGGACAAGACAGATGGGTCATCCACATCAAAGGTGACTTCACAGTCCACAGAGTCTGAATCGAAGGATGAAAGCTCTGATGAAAACGCTGATTCAGCAGCTACAGCATCTTCCGCGGGTGAAGCAGATGCAGGAGAAGTGGATTCGACAGCAGCTTTGAATGTGGCAGAGGATGCCTTTACCTTTGACAGTTTAATCGGCCAGGTAGGCGCACCGGAGGCGGATGTGCTGAAGATGCTTGGTGTCCAGGGAGCGGCAGAAGCATATAATGCGAAACTGTTTGGCGAGGATGTTACGATTGCACTGATCTCCGGGGACGATGTAGTACAGGAAATCACAGTTACATTCCCGGCAACGAATATCGATTCTGTAAGTAATGCAGTTTCCGAACAGATCGCGCAGGACGGAGAAAGTGCAGACGGTGGTACCAGGTGGACATTCGAAGATAAAACAGTTAACCTGTTACCGGACGGTGATGGATGTGTGATAAGCATAAAGTAGCAGCTGATGTTGAAAAAGTGTGAAGTAATGCAGGAATTACGGAAGAGAGGGAGGAGACTTGGATAAGAGAAAAACCAGGCTCATTATGGGTCTGATGAAAGCGGTTAATATTTTACATATGACAGCAATCTTTGGAATCATCTGTCACAGCAATTATATGGACTTATCTGAAGACCCCTTCTATCGGAGACGGGAAGTGGTCTTCGTTTTGATGTTTTTAGCATGCTACATATTTTTGGCGCATATATATAGCGCATTTGAAGTTGGAATGATCCGCATCAGGGAAATCTTTTATTCTCAAGCACTGGCATTACTGCTGTCAGATGGCATTCTGCTCTTTCTGACATGGCTGGCTGCCGGAGAGTTTCCGGCATTGAAACTTATGCTGCTGACCTCGGTGTGTCAGATAGCGTCTGCTGGGATATGGGGGATTTTGGCGAATAAGGTATACGATTCGCTGTATGTCCCGAAGAAAACAGCTTTGATGTATCATGAGACGAGGGATGTCAATTATCTGGAGAGTTTAGGCGATACCCCTGGCAAATTTCGTATAGATAGATGGATACATGTATCCGACAGCGCCACGTCCGTGCTCTGTGAACTGGAGGGGATGGATACCGTGATTATCCGCGGCCTTCCGTCAGACGAACGGAACACGGTCTTAAAGTACTGTATTGCAAAAGGCATTGAGGTCTATCAGTATCCTAAGATTGGCGATATTCTTTTGAACGGAGCCAGACAGACACATCTGTCCCATGTGTCGGTGATGCGGCTCTCGGGTTTTCAGCCTGCACCCGGATACCTTTTTCTGAAAAGAATGGGAGATATCCTGCTTTCTCTGATAGGAATCATTGTGTGTTCTCCGCTTTTGCTGCTTACGGCTGCACTTGTCAAAGGATATGATGGGGGAAGCGTTCTGTATCGTCAGGTCCGTCTGACACAGAATGGGCAGAAGTTCCTGATTTACAAATTCCGAAGCATGCGGATGGATGCGGAAAAGGATGGATTGGCCCGGCTTGCGTCGGAACAGGACAGCCGGGTGACTCCGGTCGGGAAGTTTATCCGTGCAGTGCGTCTGGATGAACTGCCCCAGTTGTTTAATGTTTTAAAAGGGGAGATGACACTGGTAGGTCCACGCCCGGAGCGGCCGGAGATTGCGGAGGCATATGTGAAAGAACTGCCGGAATTTGCTTTAAGGCTGCAGGTGAAGGCAGGAATTACAGGATATGCTCAGGTTTATGGAAAATATAATTCCACCCCATATGATAAATTACAGATGGACCTGTTATACATTGCACATCCGTCTTTGATAAATGATCTGAAACTGCTGTTTGCAACAGTCAAAATTCTGTTCATGAAAGAAAGTACAGAAGGTTTTACTGAAGGTCATGCAGGAATTCCATATAGAATGCGGGAAAAGGGAGAGGCAGTAAAATGAAGTACAGCGTTATTATTCCGCTCTATAATAAAGAAAATTACATATGCCATACATTGGAAAGTGTGCTGGCTCAAACCTATCAGGATTTTGAAGTAATTGTTGTGGATGATGGCTCCACAGACGGCTCTCTTAAGAAAGCGGAGCAGATTTCTTCCAAAAAGATTCAAATCGTAAAACAGAAAAATCTTGGTGTTTCCGTTGCAAGAAATACCGGGATTGCCTGTGCGTCCGGTAGTTATCTAGCATTTCTGGATGCTGATGATGAATGGAACGAGGATTATCTGGAAACAATTGACCGTCTGACCAAAAGCTATCCGGAAAGTGATTTGTATGTTACCGCATATCGGGTTGATATGGGAAATGGAAGCTGCCGCGAATCGAGCCGGCTGCATCCGGAAGAAGGCTGTCTGGACAGTTACTGGATGACATTTCAATATTCTTATGATTTTGTGTGGACTTCCGCAACCGTGGTAAAAAAAGATGCGGTTATAAAAGCGGGAGGGTTTCGGCCCGGTGAATACATTGGACAGGATTTGGATTTATGGGCCCGGATAGCAAAAAACAATGCAAAGGTGGCATATTCATCCTCAGTCTGTGTCATATATAACCGTACAGCAGAAAATAATGCGAGAGCCAGAGTGAAAATCGCATACGGAGGCGCATTTCTGAAAGAGCTGGAAGAAGAGCTTTTCAATCCGAGGCATACCATAGATGAGCTGTCTATGATTCAGCGAAAGTACAACTTAAAGATGACCATCTATATCTTTACATGTATTCTTGCTGGTGAAAGAAAGAGGGCCAGGGAAGCATACAGGTCCTGGAAAGGACAAAATACCTGGAAAACATGGTTGTTGAAAAGCGGTTTGAAAATCGCAATGTTCATGCCGGAGGGTGTAAATCGATGGATTTATGCTGTCCGGCTGAAAGTGTTTTAAGGGATTTGGTAAGGAGAATATGACATTAATTATTTTGTGCGGAGTATTATTTGCGGCAGATTTTGCAATTGTATTTTACTACAGGGATAATTATTTCCGGGCAGCAGTGATGCTGACCTGTGTGTATCTGGTTTCTTTGACACTGGCAAAAGAGATGGATTTTACATTCTCCATCTATTTCTTATTTATTTTTTTTGTTTTGCTGCGTGCGGCAGAAGGATTGCCGCGGCGCTTCCTTTTGTATGGGCTCTACTTACTTCCCTATGTGTTCACAGGATTATTCTTTCAGGAAACGATGAATACGGCAAGTGTACTGCTGACCAGGTATGGATTTCTGCTTCTGGGATTGCTGCAATGTGAACTGCGTTTACCGGAATCATTTCGTATAGAGAATGAAATTCCATTTGCTCTGCGTTGGGGGACGGCAACGGAGTTACTTCTGGCCGTGTATCTTCTGCTTCGGGGGATCTGGAGGGAAGGCTTACGATGAATCATCAGGCGGTGGGCGGTTCCATTTCGATCGGACTGATTCTTCTGATTCTTGTCTTCTATTTCCATAACCGGGAATTATGGATGAGAAATCATATGTGGTTATATCTCGCTGTGAATTTATCGATTGTCGTTTTATCCGGAACACGCGGTTATTTTGTTATAGCGGGTCTGGCATTGCTTCCATTTCTATGGAATTTTTTTATGGACAGGAAGTACTTTCGTATCCGTTGGCTGGCGGCAGCAGTGATGCTCTGGCTGTTCTGCCTGTTGCTTCTGGTTGGGTCGGATGAGATATGGTCGTATGTGGTGCAGACACTTCGTCTGAATGAATCCATAGGATATCGCGTATATGAGAATGCTTTCATAAAAATGCTTTATCAGTCAGAACCCTGGTACCATAAGCTTCTGGGGTTTGGTCTGGGGGGAAGAGCCGACCATCTTCCGGGTACGATTGGGATTGCCTGGGAGGCTGTCAGAGGGGCGGTGTGGATGGTGCCAAAACTGCTTACGGAAACCACCTGTCATAATTACTGGTATACGATTCTGTTTAAGCAGGGAGCACTGGGACTTTTCGTATGTGCGATGGTGATATCTTGTTTTTTCCGGAAGATATTTGCATATAGAAACATAGATTCCGGAGTTTATCATACCTTATTGTTTTTTGAAATCGGAATTCTGATTTCTCTGACTTATCGTATTTCTTCCACCTGTGGAGTATTTGAAGTCCTGGTTTTGCTGTGGTCGTCGGAGATGTTTGGGGAAAAGCTGGAAATCAGGAGAGAGAGTAAGCCAATATGAATATTATTTTTCTAATCAGCGTCGTGCTGAAGGGGTTTGGAGCACTGCTGGAGATTCTTCTTCAGATCACAATTACAAAGACAGCCGGACTTTCCGGTTACGGAATCTATACAACATGGATTAACTTCGCAGACTTGATTTTCTGGTGCCTGTTTTCCGGAATTGTAAAGAGCAATACCTTTTATCTTTCGGGAAAACATGCAACCCTGAAGCATTTTAAGATACAATATTATACAAAATATGTTCTGCCGGTTATTATAGGAATGC
The window above is part of the Novisyntrophococcus fermenticellae genome. Proteins encoded here:
- a CDS encoding type I phosphomannose isomerase catalytic subunit, with amino-acid sequence MIFKLEPAGMAYLWGGTTLINEFGKKSEGGTLAETWELSCHKKGLSVIRGTKYDGCTLSDYLSKHPEEMGSIPGKFPEFPVLIKLIDAKKNFRYKYIPVMHMHIKMKISRERQRCGTLLRRNQMQACITV
- a CDS encoding class I mannose-6-phosphate isomerase, encoding MWYVVETKPNASLYYGVNHDISKEELEKAIDHETVCELLNKVKVKKGDVFFIEPGTIHAIGAGIVIAEIQQSSDVTYRVFDYGRTDKDGQPRKLHIKQACEVASLRVSKTDYNFEKHLAKCRYFTVDLMEVKGIRQIFTDGSTFYSLLILEGRLKMKNGLELIDASKGDSIYVGASKGKTILAGDAKMLVTYVEPQ
- a CDS encoding LacI family DNA-binding transcriptional regulator encodes the protein MWNLSEYLSYWENYIEKRNNDLKITMKDIANVHGVSVNAVSLALNNKPGISDEMRIRILRTAEEMGYLETREKFVRTFARTNICVMMQKRYSQDMDFYGKVLYAVVEEAKKNGYDTLMNFFDDGQFEIPKTIAEYRVAGVIVIGKIGDCNIQQISQYSIPIVLADHASLTKNIDSVITDNKLGSYVLARYLIEKGFQKIGFYGELGYSLSIKERFWGYREALFDFMGSALGDRLDLYIQEYSILDGMEEAILSNNNNKIVSLVKEHKSLPEVFVCSNDKAAISLMMALQTLKIEVPGEISLVGFDNITMSEKIRPRLTTVNVNKELMGKRAVQRLIYKISHKKCQTESTVISVELIERDSVLKKT
- a CDS encoding discoidin domain-containing protein, whose amino-acid sequence is MADVHVYNGPVQITPQKYTTTVGKPVDLSTIVPAAYQDEQGGTHHGIVTIDWDPITPDMLSEAGTITLNGVIQFNQQKVTAELQVRKGAAIISADMMKQYDTMQCAVENLDDTSISYESITWSIVKQGNDAAAGISPNGKLLAVKPGEVIVQAVAKDETGLATTIQKTITIQGVNMISHGYGTEVSASSTDGDATAPQMAVDGKENTWWRAKDNGDRQWFQMHLNNNIQVSGMKIRWYEGNQPQSVKVLTSVDGKKWEEVYERASKISSGLENYSEIISLDTPISANYIRMESDKAGNNKTGIVEFEVYSKTDIINPVTEIKVTSEKDKITEKGEILQMSAEVQPENASEKRVNWSVTDQEGNSTDIAEISADGKLTPHKNGSVWVKAEAVDESGIAAQKAIEITNQDLINVALNKPAMAGTNNGEAYKAVDGDLSTRWGSEKNPKENWLSVDLQGKKEIQTIKINFESSYAKDFKLMASDDGKNWSTVADIRDNNQLDWRYSLKNPIKASYLKIDVSRASSIEWGFSIWEFVAYGKADEPEKELKITKQPTEFVGEIEETAEFDVEAEGTNLSYQWEYCNADSNKWRVSSMKGNDTQSIGIPITKLRDGQKYRCVVTDGKGNMVISESAAVKVGTAAGAPIITEQPEDSTGAVGEMAVFGVKAEGTGLTYQWQYCNADSNIWRASSMEGSQGTSLTVPVWNFRNGQKYRCVVTSDNGRIAISEVAVVIVTE
- a CDS encoding exopolysaccharide biosynthesis polyprenyl glycosylphosphotransferase, whose amino-acid sequence is MDKRKTRLIMGLMKAVNILHMTAIFGIICHSNYMDLSEDPFYRRREVVFVLMFLACYIFLAHIYSAFEVGMIRIREIFYSQALALLLSDGILLFLTWLAAGEFPALKLMLLTSVCQIASAGIWGILANKVYDSLYVPKKTALMYHETRDVNYLESLGDTPGKFRIDRWIHVSDSATSVLCELEGMDTVIIRGLPSDERNTVLKYCIAKGIEVYQYPKIGDILLNGARQTHLSHVSVMRLSGFQPAPGYLFLKRMGDILLSLIGIIVCSPLLLLTAALVKGYDGGSVLYRQVRLTQNGQKFLIYKFRSMRMDAEKDGLARLASEQDSRVTPVGKFIRAVRLDELPQLFNVLKGEMTLVGPRPERPEIAEAYVKELPEFALRLQVKAGITGYAQVYGKYNSTPYDKLQMDLLYIAHPSLINDLKLLFATVKILFMKESTEGFTEGHAGIPYRMREKGEAVK
- a CDS encoding glycosyltransferase family 2 protein, which codes for MKYSVIIPLYNKENYICHTLESVLAQTYQDFEVIVVDDGSTDGSLKKAEQISSKKIQIVKQKNLGVSVARNTGIACASGSYLAFLDADDEWNEDYLETIDRLTKSYPESDLYVTAYRVDMGNGSCRESSRLHPEEGCLDSYWMTFQYSYDFVWTSATVVKKDAVIKAGGFRPGEYIGQDLDLWARIAKNNAKVAYSSSVCVIYNRTAENNARARVKIAYGGAFLKELEEELFNPRHTIDELSMIQRKYNLKMTIYIFTCILAGERKRAREAYRSWKGQNTWKTWLLKSGLKIAMFMPEGVNRWIYAVRLKVF